A section of the Venturia canescens isolate UGA chromosome 11, ASM1945775v1, whole genome shotgun sequence genome encodes:
- the ninaC gene encoding neither inactivation nor afterpotential protein C isoform X3, with translation MSDYGRRGGGRRGDFEDDYDYELPRENAGGGARRRTRDEGYDMRGGGGGGGDHGGPGTLQRLDSIQDPGKRYMLNDVIGSGVCADVYEAVDTQAGNKRVAVKVQKLTPESQALIVEEYRVFRDFAGHPNLPDFYGIYRKRSGRKGEFDQIWFAMEYCEGGPVMDLVRGLVASDKKMREEHIAYILKEVIKALVHLHENNVIHRDVQGSNILLTKEGEVRLVDFGLTRMIKGEMGKRNTSIGSPCWMAPEVVMSNAEPPVGYGSRADVWAIGITAIELADGKPPFQDMHPTRALFQIVRNPPPGLYRPANWSQNFNDFIAECLEKNPDNRPFMAEIMEHPFLSELPENDYPLTQEIKALALNYGDKGKVGRKPDVIVRKGFLKTHQTDAPEQMLTEDLAALEILTEDAVLDELHARLRRGYFHTFIGDVLLIINPNEIQDIYGPHMHAKYQCKSRSDNAPHIYSVADSAFQDAFHNEEPQHILLAGESHSGKTTNVLHVVKHLMYLGKGLTDTGNRVMKAMQLIHAFCHAATPLNPNSTRCVLQTQTTFGSTGKASGAIFWLYQLEKWRVSTRDRNQSNFHIFYYFYDGLEATNKLRQYSLTPGRKFRYMRIGDKSTGNKRSFKVRNDPAGNSLKYSEMREILKLMEMEEHEQVIWKTLAAILILGEVKFTEGNNGEAEVESVDTAEIVADHLGLDSKKFIWSLTNYCLIRKGAAVRRRHTCEEAREARDVLANTLYQRLVDWLVNNINEKLTVTRALFGDKFSISILDLFGFECFAVNRIEQLVVNTMNEQLQCHYNQRIFAWEMQEQQEEEIPVQQLHFYDNKAAIDQLMGKSDGLFHIIDEASRQLQDAQYILEKINRRSKNMNVKSVGTHEFTVAHYTGKLIYDASEISEKNRDFVPPEMIETFRLSTSNHVKSMFVNALTKSGNLTIVVDHPKPVEKKTPKSKWGCLMQETHKIRKYNTASRGQFSQTRKMRTCAATFRSTSLEILKNLSVGGGSGGTHFVRCIRADLEGKPKGFYREVVKQQIRALAILDTAKARQRGYPHRIPFQEFLRRYKFLAFDFDENVDMTKDNCRLLLIRLKMEGWVIGKTKVFLKYYNEEYLSRLYETQVKKIVKVQCMLRAFLARKATKSTKAVKKELAKKASIQRTATQDISDEQAAVMIQKAYRGHAVRKELGPVLKGGELDQGTKDFMRYYSSKWRSKSMFQVLLQYRAARYQDLVQFSQQVHLYSQALQANLQTTIERVPLERIDPGMKVSAYLGQSKPPQVNKLPFNIHQEFPYFDSSYMNDPRKAHSKRGGAGRRGTNDELAASCSPADYQRRPKSYQHTVFQGPECPSAMPPGRSAKVEARFRLSTYNQQPY, from the exons ATGAGCGATTACGGTCGACGAGGAGGCGGAAGACGGGGCGACTTCGAGGACGATTACGATTACGAGCTGCCAAGGGAGAACGCGGGCGGAGGAGCTCGTCGTAGAACACGCGACGAGGGTTACGATATGAGGGGCGGGGGTGGGGGCGGAGGCGATCACGGTGGTCCTGGCACCCTTCAACGGCTCGACAGCATCCAGGATCCTGGCAAGCGTTACATGCTCAATGACGTTATCGGCTCCGGAGTTTGTGCCGACGTTTACGAGGCCGTGGACACTCAAGCCG GTAACAAGCGGGTAGCCGTCAAGGTCCAAAAACTCACGCCGGAGAGCCAAGCTCTGATCGTCGAGGAGTACAGAGTCTTCAGAGACTTCGCCGGTCACCCAAATCTGCCAGATTTCTACGGGATTTATCGCAAGCGTTCGGGAAGGAAGGGGGAGTTTGATCAAATATGGTTCGCCATGGAG tactGCGAGGGTGGCCCGGTGATGGATCTCGTCCGGGGGCTTGTGGCGAGCGACAAGAAGATGCGCGAGGAACACATCGCGTACATCCTCAAGGAAGTCATCAAG GCATTGGTACATCTGCACGAAAACAACGTAATCCATCGTGACGTTCAAGGGAGCAATATTTTATTGACGAAAGAGGGTGAAGTGAGGCTCGTAGACTTTGGACTGACGCGTATGATAAAGGGGGAAATGGGAAAACGCAACACGAGCATCGGCTCGCCGTGCTGGATGGCACCGGAAGTCGTGATGAGCAACGCCGAGCCCCCGGTCGGTTACGGAAGTCGAGCGGACGTTTGGGCCATCGGAATAACCGCGATCGAGCTCGCCGATGGGAAGCCACCCTTCCAGGACATGCATCCGACTCGAGCGCTTTTCCAAATCGTCAGAAATCCACCCCCCGGACTCTACCGGCCCGCCAATTGGTCACAGAATTTCAATGACTTTATCGCCGA ATGTCTGGAGAAGAATCCCGACAACAGACCATTCATGGCAGAAATCATGGAACATCCTTTCCTTTCGGAACTACCAGAAAATGATTATCCC TTGACCCAAGAGATAAAAGCTCTGGCGCTGAACTACGGCGACAAGGGGAAAGTAGGTCGCAAACCAGACGTCATCGTGCGCAAGGGATTCTTAAAG ACTCACCAAACCGATGCGCCCGAACAAATGTTGACGGAGGATCTAGCGGCTCTGGAAATCCTGACGGAAGATGCTGTCCTGGACGAACTGCACGCTAGATTGCGACGAGGATATTTTCACACGTTCATCGGGGACGTGCTGCTCATCATTAATCCCAACGAGATTCAAGACATTTACGGCCCCCAC ATGCACGCAAAATATcagtgcaaatcgagatccgACAATGCGCCCCACATTTATTCAGTCGCTGACAGCGCCTTTCAAGATGCTTTTCACAACGAGGAGCCTCAACATATTTTGTTGGCCGGCGAATCTCATTCTGGAAAAACGACCAACGTTCTCCACGTGGTTAAGCATCTCATGTACCTCGGCAAG GGCTTAACGGACACCGGAAACAGGGTGATGAAAGCGATGCAACTGATCCACGCGTTCTGCCATGCCGCAACGCCTTTGAATCCGAACTCAACGAGATGCGTCCTTCAAACCCAAACGACTTTTGGCTCGACTGGAAAAGCCTCGGGCGCGATATTCTGGCTTTATCAGCTCGAAAAGTGGCGAGTTTCCACGCGCGATCG aaatcaatcgaattttcatattttctactACTTCTACGACGGCCTCGAAGCTACGAACAAATTGCGCCAATACTCGCTGACGCCCGGTCGTAAGTTTCGTTACATGAGGATCGGCGACAAGAGTACAGGGAACAAGAGATCGTTCAAAGTGCGAAACGACCCGGCCGGCAATAGCTTGAAATACAGTGAAATGAGGGAGATTTTGAAGCTCATGGAGATGGAGGAACACGAGCAAGTTATTTGGAAAACCCTCGCGGCTATTTTGATCCTCGGTGAAGTTAAATTCACCGAGGGTAACAACGGCGAGGCCGAAGTCGAGAGCGTCGACACCGCCGAAATAG TTGCTGATCACCTGGGCTtggattcgaaaaaattcatttggtcGCTGACGAATTATTGCCTGATAAGAAAAGGTGCCGCGGTTCGTCGTCGACACACGTGTGAAGAAGCTCGGGAGGCAAGAGACGTGCTGGCGAACACTCTTTACCAGCGTCTCGTAGACTGGCTGGTCAATAATATCAACGAAAAGTTGACAGTGACTCGAGCACTTTT TGGCGACAAATTCAGCATCAGCATTCTCGATCTCTTCGGCTTCGAGTGTTTCGCCGTCAACAGGATCGAGCAGCTGGTCGTGAACACGATGAACGAGCAATTGCAGTGCCACTACAATCAGAGGATATTCGCCTGGGAAATG CAAGAGCAACAAGAGGAAGAAATCCCGGTGCAGCAGCTACACTTCTACGACAACAAGGCAGCGATAGATCAGTTGATGGGCAAGAGCGATGGTCTTTTCCACATAATTGACGAGGCCTCGAGACAGTTGCAGGACGCTCAATACattctggaaaaaataaatcgtcgTTCAAAAAACATGAACGTCAAATCGGTCGGGACTCACGAGTTCACCGTCGCTCATTACACTGGAAAACTTATATACGACGCGAGCGAAATATCTGAGAAGAATCGTGACTTCGTGCCCCCTGAAATGATCGAGACGTTCAGACTCTCGACTTCGAACCACGTCAAATCGATGTTCGTCAACGCATTGACCAAGTCAGGCAACCTGACCATTGTCGTCGACCACCCCAAGCCGGTCGAGAAGAAAACTCCGAAGAGCAAATGGGGTTGCCTCATGCAAGAAACTCACAAAATAAGG AAATACAACACCGCATCGAGGGGTCAATTTTCTCAGACCCGGAAAATGCGAACTTGCGCAGCAACCTTTCGCTCGACGAGTCTGGAAATACTGAagaatctctcggtcggtggtggcagcggtggaaCTCATTTCGTTCGCTGCATCAGAGCCGATCTCGAGGGCAAGCCCAAAGGATTTTATCGGGAAGTCGTGAAACAGCAAATCCGAGCTCTCGCGATACTCGACACGGCGAAAGCTCGGCAACGTGGTTACCCGCACAGGATACCCTTCCAGGAGTTTCTTCGGAG atACAAATTCCTGGCGTTCGATTTCGACGAGAACGTGGACATGACGAAGGACAACTGTCGCCTGCTGCTCATCAGGCTCAAAATGGAAGGTTGGGTAATCGGAAAAACCAAAGTTTTTCTCAAATACTACAACGAAGAATATTTGTCGCGTTTGTACGAGACGcaggtgaaaaaaatcgtcaaagtcCAGTGCATGCTGCGAGCTTTCCTAGCGCGCAAAGCAACCAAAAGCACGAAAGCAGTCAAGAAAGAACTTG CGAAGAAAGCGTCGATCCAGAGGACGGCGACGCAGGACATATCCGACGAACAAGCTGCGGTGATGATACAGAAAG CATACCGGGGTCATGCGGTGAGGAAAGAGCTGGGCCCGGTCCTGAAGGGGGGGGAGCTGGATCAGGGGACGAAGGACTTCATGAGGTATTACAGCAGCAAATGGAGGTCGAAGAGCATGTTTCAAGTCCTCCTACAGTACCGTGCAGCCCGTTATCAAGACCTCGTGCAATTTTCGCAGCAA gtCCATCTTTACAGTCAAGCATTGCAAGCGAATCTGCAGACGACGATTGAGCGCGTGCCTCTAGAAAGAATAGACCCAGGCATGAAAGTGTCAGCTTATCTAGGCCAGTCGAAACCCCCCCAAGTTAACAAATTGCCGTTCAACATTCATCAAGAGTTTCCATACTTCGATTCTTCATACATGAACGATCCGAGAAAGGCACATTCGAAGAGAGGAGGAGCTGG ACGTCGAGGTACAAACGACGAACTCGCCGCATCGTGTAGCCCAGCCGACTATCAGCGGAGGCCAAAGTCTTATCAACACACCGTTTTCCAGGGACCCGAATGTCCCAGTGCGATGCCCCCCGGAAGAAGTGCCAAAGTCGAGGCAAGATTCCGTTTATCAACCTACAACCAGCAGCCGTACTAA